The following proteins are encoded in a genomic region of Acidobacteriota bacterium:
- a CDS encoding sigma-54-dependent Fis family transcriptional regulator, with the protein MSTVLIVEDDPAVAEALALLLDLHDIPSRVARTPAEALAAVGEGRIRLVVQDMNFRPGATSGEDGAALFRALRRADPALPVLLMTAWTSLETAVALVREGAADYFGKPWDDTKLVAAVRNLTRLRALEEESARARDERAASRAVLASRHDLRGLVYESEAMHRLVSLAVKIAPADVPVLVTGPNGAGKERIAEIVQANSRRAGAPFVKVHAGALPHDLLESELFGVEAGAYTGAHRMREGRFEAAHGGTLFLDEIGTLPPEGQVKLLRILQSGEFERLGSSHTRRVDVRVVCATNADLAEQIRKGLFREDLYFRLNVVELAVPALKDRPDDVLPLAAALLASFAAPRPAPALSPAARRALVGYAWPGNVRELENRLRRALLVDGGELLGPTALGFGDDAPATAAPERGDPAERAALESVIVKHAGRVSQAAEELGLSRQALYRKMERLGITLERRPRD; encoded by the coding sequence GTGTCCACGGTCCTGATCGTCGAGGACGATCCGGCCGTGGCCGAGGCGCTGGCGCTTCTCCTCGACCTCCACGACATCCCGAGCCGCGTCGCCCGGACCCCCGCCGAGGCGCTCGCGGCGGTCGGCGAGGGCCGGATCCGCCTCGTCGTCCAGGACATGAACTTCCGTCCGGGCGCCACGTCGGGCGAGGACGGCGCCGCGCTGTTTCGGGCCCTGCGCCGGGCGGACCCCGCCCTCCCCGTCCTTCTCATGACGGCATGGACCTCCCTCGAGACGGCGGTGGCTCTCGTGAGGGAGGGCGCCGCCGACTACTTCGGCAAGCCCTGGGACGACACGAAGCTCGTCGCCGCCGTGAGGAACCTCACGCGCCTGCGTGCCCTCGAGGAGGAGAGCGCCCGCGCGCGCGACGAGCGCGCCGCCTCGCGCGCCGTTCTCGCCTCGCGGCACGACCTCCGCGGCCTCGTGTACGAGAGCGAGGCGATGCACCGCCTCGTCTCCCTGGCCGTCAAGATCGCGCCGGCCGACGTGCCGGTCCTCGTGACGGGGCCGAACGGCGCGGGGAAGGAGCGCATCGCGGAGATCGTGCAGGCGAACTCGCGCCGCGCCGGCGCTCCGTTCGTCAAGGTGCACGCGGGGGCGCTCCCGCACGACCTCCTCGAGAGCGAGCTCTTCGGAGTCGAGGCGGGCGCCTACACGGGGGCGCACCGGATGCGCGAGGGGCGGTTCGAGGCCGCCCACGGCGGAACGCTGTTCCTGGACGAGATCGGGACGCTCCCGCCCGAGGGACAGGTCAAGCTCCTGCGCATCCTCCAGTCCGGGGAATTCGAGCGCCTCGGATCCAGCCACACGCGGCGCGTGGACGTGCGCGTCGTCTGCGCGACGAACGCGGACCTCGCCGAGCAGATCCGGAAGGGCCTGTTCCGTGAGGACCTGTACTTCCGCCTGAACGTCGTCGAGCTCGCCGTCCCCGCCCTGAAGGACCGCCCCGACGACGTCCTCCCGCTCGCCGCCGCGCTCCTCGCCTCCTTCGCGGCGCCGCGGCCGGCCCCGGCGCTGTCCCCCGCCGCGCGGCGGGCGCTCGTCGGATACGCGTGGCCGGGCAACGTGCGCGAGCTCGAGAACCGCCTCAGGCGCGCGCTCCTCGTCGACGGCGGCGAGCTCCTCGGTCCCACGGCGCTCGGTTTCGGGGACGACGCTCCGGCGACGGCCGCTCCCGAGCGCGGCGACCCGGCCGAGCGGGCCGCGCTCGAGTCCGTGATCGTGAAGCACGCGGGCCGCGTCTCGCAGGCCGCCGAGGAGCTCGGCCTCTCGCGGCAGGCGCTCTACCGGAAGATGGAAAGGCTCGGCATCACGCTCGAGCGCCGGCCGAGGGACTGA
- a CDS encoding PAS domain-containing protein: MHRPFSLEGRLAAAAFGAAFVAVALLAALAATGQPLSLAVVLSLAAALAAAIGGASWAWRPAGDGLRGIADGVRGFSENDFGFRLAEGRDDEIGALVALFNRMGDVLRTGRREVFERELLLDAVLQGAPMAILLLNGRDRVVYANAAARRMFAGRGRLAGLPLGEVEAPCAALRDALGAGVDATVAGRVPGREEETWKIVFRSFHLHTQRHRLVVVETLTGDVRRQELDAWRKVIRVVSHEVNNSLAPVSSLVHSARLAAASPRHAGRLEEILATIDERVRHLSRFLEGYATLARIPAPAPEPVLWAAFLESVRRAVPFRVEGVPAPAAAVFDPAQIQQVLLNLLKNAAEAGSPAGEIAVSVEPAADGGSVLRVLDRGAGMDEDAMRRAALPLSSAARAGRGLGLPLCAEILAAHGGTLTLGARPGGGTVATCALPGRAARAAAAAG, encoded by the coding sequence GTGCACCGCCCCTTCAGCCTCGAAGGCCGGCTGGCGGCCGCGGCGTTCGGAGCGGCGTTCGTCGCCGTCGCGCTCCTCGCGGCCCTCGCCGCGACGGGGCAGCCGCTGTCTCTCGCCGTCGTCCTTTCCCTCGCCGCGGCCCTGGCGGCGGCGATCGGCGGCGCGTCCTGGGCCTGGCGGCCGGCCGGCGACGGCCTGCGCGGCATCGCGGACGGCGTACGGGGCTTTTCGGAGAACGACTTCGGATTCCGCCTCGCGGAGGGCCGCGACGACGAGATCGGCGCGCTCGTGGCCCTCTTCAACCGGATGGGCGACGTGCTCCGGACCGGGCGGCGCGAGGTCTTCGAGCGCGAGCTGCTTCTCGACGCCGTTCTCCAGGGCGCGCCGATGGCGATCCTCCTCCTGAACGGACGGGACCGCGTCGTCTACGCGAACGCCGCCGCGCGCCGGATGTTCGCGGGCCGCGGCCGTCTCGCGGGCCTCCCGCTCGGCGAGGTCGAGGCTCCCTGCGCGGCGCTTCGGGACGCGCTCGGCGCCGGCGTGGACGCCACGGTGGCCGGACGCGTCCCGGGTCGCGAGGAAGAGACGTGGAAGATCGTCTTCCGCTCGTTCCACCTCCACACGCAGCGCCACCGCCTCGTCGTCGTCGAGACCCTCACGGGAGACGTCCGCCGCCAGGAGCTCGACGCGTGGCGCAAGGTCATCCGCGTCGTGAGCCACGAGGTGAACAATTCGCTCGCGCCCGTGAGCTCCCTCGTGCACTCGGCGCGCCTCGCCGCGGCCTCCCCGCGCCACGCGGGCAGGCTCGAGGAGATCCTCGCGACCATCGACGAGCGCGTGCGGCACCTCTCGCGCTTCCTCGAGGGGTACGCGACGCTCGCCCGCATCCCTGCGCCGGCGCCCGAGCCCGTCCTCTGGGCGGCGTTCCTCGAGTCGGTCCGCCGCGCCGTGCCTTTCCGCGTCGAGGGCGTCCCCGCGCCGGCCGCCGCCGTCTTCGACCCCGCCCAGATCCAGCAGGTGCTCCTGAACCTCCTCAAGAACGCCGCCGAAGCGGGCAGCCCCGCCGGCGAGATCGCGGTCTCCGTGGAGCCGGCGGCGGACGGCGGCTCGGTCCTGCGCGTCCTCGACCGCGGCGCCGGGATGGACGAGGACGCGATGCGGCGGGCCGCGCTCCCCCTCTCGTCGGCCGCGCGCGCGGGCCGCGGCCTCGGCCTGCCCCTCTGCGCCGAGATCCTCGCGGCGCACGGAGGCACGCTCACGCTCGGCGCGCGGCCGGGAGGCGGGACGGTCGCGACGTGCGCTCTGCCCGGCCGCGCGGCGCGCGCCGCCGCCGCCGCCGGCTAG
- a CDS encoding MATE family efflux transporter, translating to MSSPAEFPPAPGVLATLREALRGGHADFTEGPVGRAVVLLAIPMVLEMALESVFAVVDVFWLSKLGAAAVATVGLTESILSILYSLAIGLSMAATAMVARRIGERDRESAARTAVQAIAVGVLIAVPLGVAGALAAPRLLAFMGAGPDVVASGSGFMAVMLGGNVVIVLLFLINAIFRGAGDATVAMRVLWFANICNLVLDPCLIFGLGPFPALGVTGAAVATTTGRGLAVVLQLVTLARGTGRIAIRREHLVLDPKTMLALLKLSGAAIFQSLIGTASWIGLVRILAGFGSAALAGYTIAIRIVIFAILPSWGMSNAAATLVGQNLGAKHPDRAERSVFLAGVYNMAFLGAVGAVFAAFPGALVGLFTRDPAIAPIAAMGLRIIAAGFPFFAWGMVLVNAFNGAGDTWTPTVVNLGVFWLWEIPLAHLLASRAGMGPRGVFLAITLGFATLAVVGGLLFRRGKWKEKRV from the coding sequence ATGTCCTCTCCGGCCGAGTTTCCGCCGGCCCCCGGCGTCCTCGCGACGCTGCGCGAGGCGCTGCGCGGCGGGCACGCCGACTTCACCGAGGGGCCGGTCGGCCGCGCGGTCGTCCTACTCGCAATCCCGATGGTCCTCGAGATGGCGCTCGAGTCGGTTTTCGCGGTCGTGGACGTGTTCTGGCTTTCGAAGCTCGGCGCCGCCGCCGTGGCAACCGTCGGCCTGACGGAGTCGATCCTCTCGATCCTCTACTCGCTCGCGATCGGCCTCTCGATGGCGGCGACGGCGATGGTCGCGCGCCGCATCGGCGAGCGCGACCGCGAGAGCGCAGCCCGGACGGCTGTGCAGGCGATCGCCGTCGGCGTCCTCATCGCCGTGCCCCTCGGCGTCGCGGGCGCGCTTGCGGCGCCGCGCCTCCTCGCGTTCATGGGAGCGGGGCCCGACGTCGTCGCCTCGGGCTCGGGGTTCATGGCCGTGATGCTCGGCGGGAACGTCGTCATCGTTCTCCTGTTCCTCATCAACGCGATCTTCCGCGGCGCGGGCGACGCCACGGTCGCGATGCGCGTCCTGTGGTTCGCGAACATCTGCAACCTCGTCCTCGACCCGTGCCTCATCTTCGGCCTCGGGCCGTTCCCCGCGCTCGGCGTCACGGGTGCCGCCGTCGCCACGACGACGGGCCGCGGCCTCGCGGTCGTTCTCCAGCTCGTAACCCTCGCGCGCGGAACCGGCCGCATCGCGATCCGCCGCGAGCACCTCGTGCTCGACCCGAAGACGATGCTCGCGCTCCTGAAGCTCTCGGGTGCCGCGATCTTCCAGTCCCTGATCGGGACCGCGAGCTGGATCGGCCTCGTGCGAATCCTTGCGGGCTTCGGGAGCGCCGCCCTCGCGGGCTACACGATTGCGATCCGGATCGTGATCTTCGCGATCCTGCCGTCGTGGGGGATGTCGAACGCGGCCGCGACGCTCGTCGGCCAGAACCTCGGCGCGAAGCACCCTGATCGCGCAGAGCGATCCGTGTTCCTCGCGGGCGTCTACAACATGGCTTTCCTCGGCGCCGTCGGAGCGGTGTTTGCGGCGTTCCCGGGCGCGCTCGTTGGGCTCTTCACGCGCGACCCTGCGATCGCGCCGATCGCCGCCATGGGGCTCCGCATCATCGCCGCGGGCTTTCCGTTCTTCGCGTGGGGCATGGTCCTCGTGAACGCGTTCAATGGGGCCGGCGACACGTGGACGCCGACGGTGGTGAACCTCGGCGTCTTCTGGCTGTGGGAGATCCCGCTCGCCCACCTCCTCGCTTCGCGCGCGGGGATGGGCCCGCGCGGCGTGTTCCTCGCGATCACCCTCGGGTTCGCGACGCTCGCCGTCGTGGGCGGGCTCCTCTTCCGGCGCGGGAAGTGGAAGGAGAAGAGGGTCTAA
- a CDS encoding glycosyltransferase, producing the protein MTAVRAPNSVAVVVPSYQHVRWVGEAVESALSQTRPPDDVVVVDDGSTDGTLEVLRGFGSRIRVLHAARKGVGAVYNMGFEATSSDLVAFLESDDVLEPRYLEETEDFLEGNRETHWVSTARLLIDASGAPTGEISRRRLHGAEFTFEGFLSSELGASSTPVVRRAALLEVGPYGTDSYAADTDMALRFSLTHRMGYLDRPLYRYRRHGKNASASLLESVRLNVPILERLLDPPHPALAGREAAVRRALAKMLGMQAALAMEAGAGAGREDVLPLLRRAAALHPSPKHLRRLALVSLLGPRAYGAWRRVRAR; encoded by the coding sequence GTGACGGCCGTGAGGGCCCCGAATTCCGTCGCCGTCGTCGTCCCGTCGTACCAGCACGTGCGCTGGGTCGGCGAGGCCGTGGAGAGCGCGCTCTCGCAGACGCGGCCGCCCGACGACGTCGTGGTCGTGGACGACGGCTCGACGGACGGGACGCTCGAGGTACTCCGGGGCTTCGGAAGCCGCATCCGCGTCCTCCACGCGGCGCGGAAGGGTGTTGGCGCCGTCTACAACATGGGATTCGAAGCGACGTCGTCAGACCTCGTCGCGTTCCTGGAATCCGACGACGTCCTCGAACCGAGGTATCTCGAAGAGACCGAGGATTTCTTAGAAGGTAATAGAGAGACTCACTGGGTTTCGACCGCCCGTCTTCTCATCGACGCGTCTGGCGCCCCCACCGGAGAGATCTCGCGCCGCCGTCTTCACGGTGCCGAATTCACCTTCGAAGGATTTCTCTCTTCCGAGCTCGGGGCCAGCTCGACGCCCGTCGTCCGCCGCGCGGCGCTGCTCGAGGTGGGGCCCTATGGGACGGACAGCTACGCTGCGGACACGGACATGGCGCTCCGCTTCTCGCTCACGCACCGCATGGGATACCTCGACCGGCCGCTCTACCGGTACCGCCGCCACGGGAAGAACGCGTCGGCGAGCCTCCTCGAGAGCGTGCGCCTGAACGTCCCGATCCTCGAGCGCCTGCTCGACCCGCCGCATCCCGCGCTCGCCGGCCGCGAGGCGGCCGTGAGGCGCGCGCTCGCGAAGATGCTCGGGATGCAGGCGGCGCTCGCGATGGAGGCGGGGGCCGGCGCAGGGCGCGAAGACGTCCTGCCGCTCCTGAGGCGCGCGGCGGCGCTTCACCCTTCGCCGAAGCACCTGCGCCGCCTCGCGCTCGTGAGCCTCCTCGGACCGCGCGCGTACGGCGCGTGGCGGCGCGTTCGCGCCCGCTGA
- a CDS encoding glycosyltransferase family 2 protein, with translation MGDPSPPRTYSVVIPAFNAEKTLGEAVRSALAQVPGPLEVVVVDDGSVDATRAVAEGFGAAVRVFTGPNAGPSAARNRGVREARGIWIAFLDADDLFEPGYLAAAEEHLAANPDAGLLCFGVRVYEDGQRTAHVIHKKTPGPSYTTVGLLEGDVGTICTPLVARDASSPPAGSTRRSAETKTATCGCGCPARPRSARTRGRFFSTGATRGTPAETSSRTRTSPSGPSSSSRRRTRSSPESSGGRCGRSSARKTSGWAASSS, from the coding sequence ATGGGCGACCCCAGTCCGCCGCGGACGTACAGCGTCGTGATCCCCGCCTTCAACGCCGAGAAGACCCTGGGCGAGGCCGTCCGGAGCGCTCTCGCGCAGGTCCCCGGCCCCCTCGAGGTCGTCGTCGTGGATGACGGCTCGGTGGACGCCACCCGGGCGGTCGCCGAGGGGTTTGGGGCGGCCGTCCGCGTCTTCACGGGCCCGAACGCCGGGCCGTCGGCTGCCCGAAACCGCGGAGTACGCGAGGCGCGCGGGATCTGGATCGCGTTCCTCGACGCGGATGACCTCTTCGAGCCGGGCTACCTCGCGGCGGCCGAGGAGCACCTCGCCGCGAACCCGGACGCCGGCCTCCTGTGCTTCGGCGTCCGCGTCTACGAGGACGGGCAGCGGACGGCGCACGTCATCCACAAGAAGACGCCCGGCCCTTCCTACACGACGGTGGGGCTGCTCGAGGGAGACGTCGGGACGATCTGCACGCCGCTCGTCGCGCGCGACGCTTCCTCGCCGCCGGCGGGTTCGACGAGACGCTCCGCGGAAACGAAGACTGCCACCTGTGGCTGCGGCTGTCCCGCGCGACCGCGCTCCGCCAGGACCCGCGGGCGCTTCTTCTCTACCGGCGCCACGCGGGGAACTCCAGCGGAGACGTCCTCGCGAACGCGCACGAGTCCGTCAGGTCCCTCGAGCTCCTCGAGGCGTCGCACCCGGAGTTCGCCGGAGAGTTCCGGCGGCCGATGCGGAAGATCGTCGGCAAGGAAAACCTCCGGCTGGGCCGCGAGCTCCTCGTGA
- the icd gene encoding NADP-dependent isocitrate dehydrogenase, with amino-acid sequence MPSAKPTVPEGGQKITISGGKLHVPDHPVIPFIEGDGTGPDIWRSSVRVLDAAVAKAYGGKRRIEWMEVLAGQKSFDKLQTWLPDETIDAFREFLVGIKGPLTTPIGGGIRSLNVALRQLLDLYVCLRPVRWFQGVPSPVKHPEKVNMVIFRENTEDIYAGIEFAAGTDDAKKFAEFLKTNFPAQYKKLRFPATTGFGVKPVSQEGSERLVRAAIEYAIKSKSKSVTFVHKGNIMKFTEGAFRNYGYALAEKEFAGQTYTWDQWERTKKDKGEAAANAEQKAELAKGKILIKDAIADITLQQVLTRPDEFDVIATLNLNGDYLSDALAAQVGGIGIAPGGNVNYVTGHAVFEATHGTAPKYADLDKVNPGSVILSGEMMLRYMGWTEAADLILKGMDGAIRARTVTYDFARQMDGATEVSCSKFGDAIIAHMG; translated from the coding sequence ATGCCCAGCGCCAAGCCCACGGTCCCCGAAGGCGGCCAGAAGATCACGATTTCCGGCGGGAAACTCCATGTTCCCGACCACCCGGTCATCCCGTTCATCGAAGGCGACGGGACCGGCCCGGACATCTGGCGCTCCTCGGTGCGCGTGCTCGACGCCGCGGTGGCGAAGGCCTACGGCGGCAAGCGCCGGATCGAGTGGATGGAGGTCCTTGCGGGCCAGAAGTCCTTCGACAAGCTCCAGACGTGGCTCCCGGACGAGACGATCGACGCGTTCCGCGAGTTCCTCGTCGGCATCAAGGGCCCCCTCACGACCCCGATCGGCGGCGGCATCCGCTCGCTGAACGTCGCCCTCCGCCAGCTCCTCGACCTCTACGTGTGCCTCCGCCCCGTGCGCTGGTTCCAGGGCGTCCCCTCTCCCGTGAAGCACCCCGAGAAGGTGAACATGGTCATCTTCCGGGAGAACACCGAGGACATCTACGCGGGCATCGAGTTCGCGGCCGGCACCGACGACGCGAAGAAGTTCGCCGAGTTCCTCAAGACGAACTTCCCGGCGCAGTACAAGAAGCTCCGCTTCCCCGCGACGACCGGCTTCGGCGTGAAGCCCGTCTCGCAGGAAGGCAGCGAGCGCCTCGTCCGCGCCGCGATCGAGTACGCCATCAAGAGCAAGTCCAAGAGCGTCACGTTCGTCCACAAGGGCAACATCATGAAGTTCACGGAAGGCGCGTTCCGGAACTACGGCTACGCCCTCGCGGAGAAGGAATTCGCCGGGCAGACGTACACGTGGGACCAGTGGGAGCGCACGAAGAAGGACAAGGGCGAGGCCGCCGCGAACGCCGAGCAGAAGGCCGAGCTCGCGAAGGGCAAGATCCTCATCAAGGACGCCATCGCCGACATCACGCTCCAGCAGGTCCTCACGCGCCCCGACGAGTTCGACGTCATCGCGACGCTGAACCTCAACGGCGACTACCTCTCGGACGCCCTCGCGGCGCAGGTCGGCGGCATCGGCATCGCGCCGGGCGGCAACGTGAACTACGTGACGGGCCACGCCGTCTTCGAGGCGACGCACGGCACCGCGCCGAAGTACGCGGACCTCGACAAGGTCAACCCGGGCTCCGTCATCCTCTCCGGTGAGATGATGCTGCGGTACATGGGCTGGACCGAGGCGGCCGACCTCATCCTCAAGGGGATGGACGGCGCGATCCGGGCCAGGACCGTCACGTACGACTTCGCCCGCCAGATGGACGGCGCCACCGAAGTCTCGTGCAGCAAGTTCGGAGACGCCATCATCGCCCACATGGGCTAG
- a CDS encoding NmrA family NAD(P)-binding protein: MNVLVLGGTGTVGSHVVRELLKRGADVSVLTRDVKKPLAAGAKPVAGDLLDPATIRSAFAGRDAVFLLTALGAGECHEGLMAVNGCRLGGVKKVVFLSVHRVDEAPHLPHFGAKLPIETAIKASGIPFTILRPNNFYQNDLWYRDAMLSYGVYPQPFGDVGLSRVDVRDIAEAAALALTTDAAKDETVNLVGPELLTATGTAATWGGVLGRKIAYGGNDLDAWEKASLAFLPAFAVFDFRLMYQFFQEKGLKAAPEDVARLTALLGHAPRRFDEFAAETARAWSA; encoded by the coding sequence ATGAACGTCCTCGTCCTCGGAGGCACCGGCACCGTCGGATCCCACGTGGTCCGGGAGCTTCTCAAGAGGGGCGCGGACGTTTCGGTCCTGACCCGCGACGTGAAAAAGCCGCTCGCGGCCGGCGCCAAGCCGGTCGCGGGCGATCTCCTCGATCCCGCGACGATCCGCTCGGCGTTCGCGGGCCGCGACGCGGTCTTCCTCCTCACGGCACTGGGCGCGGGCGAGTGTCACGAGGGCCTCATGGCCGTCAACGGCTGCCGGCTCGGCGGCGTGAAGAAGGTCGTGTTCCTCTCCGTTCACCGCGTGGACGAGGCACCGCACCTGCCGCACTTCGGCGCGAAGCTCCCGATCGAGACCGCGATCAAGGCTTCGGGGATCCCGTTCACGATCCTCCGGCCGAACAACTTCTACCAGAACGACCTCTGGTACAGGGACGCCATGCTTTCCTACGGCGTCTACCCGCAGCCATTCGGGGACGTCGGCCTCTCGCGCGTGGACGTGCGCGACATCGCCGAGGCGGCCGCGCTCGCGCTCACGACGGACGCGGCGAAGGACGAGACGGTCAATCTCGTCGGGCCGGAGCTCCTGACCGCGACAGGCACGGCCGCGACCTGGGGCGGCGTCCTCGGGCGCAAGATCGCCTACGGCGGGAACGACCTCGACGCGTGGGAGAAGGCGTCGCTCGCATTCCTGCCGGCCTTCGCCGTGTTCGACTTCCGGCTCATGTACCAGTTCTTCCAGGAGAAGGGCCTCAAGGCGGCTCCCGAGGACGTCGCGCGCCTCACGGCGCTCCTCGGCCACGCGCCGCGCCGCTTCGACGAGTTCGCGGCCGAGACCGCCCGCGCCTGGAGCGCCTGA
- the purE gene encoding 5-(carboxyamino)imidazole ribonucleotide mutase, translated as MKKGARPLVGVVMGSTSDWETMRHAAETLERFGVPYEKRVVSAHRTPKLLASYAADAEARGLEVIVAGAGGAAHLPGMLAAQTAVPVLGVPVESRALKGLDSLLSIAQMPAGVPVGTLAIGKSGATNAGLLAVAILSNSRPALRRKLTAFRSKQTRRVLQSRLP; from the coding sequence ATGAAGAAGGGCGCACGGCCTCTCGTCGGGGTCGTCATGGGCTCCACCTCCGACTGGGAGACGATGCGGCACGCCGCCGAGACTCTGGAGCGCTTCGGCGTTCCGTACGAGAAACGCGTCGTCTCGGCTCACCGGACGCCGAAGCTCCTCGCGTCGTACGCCGCCGACGCCGAGGCACGCGGCCTCGAGGTCATCGTCGCGGGAGCGGGCGGCGCCGCGCACCTGCCCGGCATGCTCGCGGCGCAGACGGCCGTGCCCGTCCTCGGTGTCCCCGTCGAGAGCCGCGCGCTGAAGGGCCTCGACTCCCTCCTCTCGATCGCCCAGATGCCCGCCGGCGTGCCCGTCGGCACGCTCGCGATCGGAAAGTCCGGCGCGACGAACGCGGGCCTCCTCGCCGTCGCGATCCTGTCGAACAGCCGGCCCGCGCTCCGCAGGAAGCTCACGGCCTTCCGATCAAAACAGACCCGGAGGGTCTTGCAGTCCCGGCTGCCGTGA
- a CDS encoding 5-(carboxyamino)imidazole ribonucleotide synthase, producing the protein MKIVPPGSTVGILGSGQLGRMFALSARAMGYRVHTYSPEEDSPTGHVADVEVSAPYDDLDRLKEFAKGLDVLTFEFENVPRAALDALESLVPIRPGAEALFVSQNREREKEFLRKVNVPVARWAMVRTSEELASALSSVGAPSVLKTAAFGYDGKGQARVHSKNLSEADSAWAALGRVSCVLEAFVDFQREVSVIAARGLDGEVAFFPVFENEHSRHILDVTTAPAPLTHSEETLAHEIARTILDALSYVGVLCIELFHTADGRLLVNEIAPRPHNSGHLTIDACVTSQFEQQLRAVCGLPLGSTELLRPAAMANLLGDLWAGGPPRWEKACAVPGVALHLYGKKEPRPGRKMGHLTALAASPEEARRKALDARASLLR; encoded by the coding sequence GTGAAGATCGTCCCGCCCGGCTCGACGGTCGGCATCCTCGGGAGCGGCCAGCTCGGCCGCATGTTCGCGTTGTCGGCCCGGGCGATGGGCTACCGCGTCCACACGTACTCGCCCGAGGAGGACTCTCCGACGGGACACGTCGCCGACGTAGAGGTCTCCGCGCCATACGACGACCTCGACCGGCTCAAGGAGTTCGCGAAGGGCCTCGACGTCCTCACGTTCGAGTTCGAGAACGTCCCGAGGGCGGCGCTGGACGCGCTCGAATCTCTCGTTCCCATTCGGCCCGGCGCGGAAGCTCTTTTTGTTTCTCAGAATAGAGAGAGAGAAAAGGAGTTTCTTAGAAAGGTGAATGTCCCCGTCGCGCGGTGGGCCATGGTGCGCACGAGCGAGGAACTCGCTTCGGCCCTCTCCTCCGTGGGCGCCCCCTCCGTCCTCAAGACGGCCGCATTCGGGTACGACGGGAAGGGCCAGGCGAGGGTTCATTCGAAGAATCTCTCGGAGGCGGATTCGGCATGGGCCGCTCTCGGTCGTGTGTCGTGCGTCCTGGAGGCGTTCGTGGACTTCCAGCGCGAGGTCTCCGTCATCGCGGCACGCGGTCTCGACGGCGAAGTCGCCTTCTTTCCCGTCTTTGAGAACGAACACTCCCGCCACATCCTCGACGTGACGACGGCCCCCGCCCCTCTTACCCATTCAGAAGAAACTCTTGCTCACGAGATCGCAAGGACGATCCTCGACGCGCTCTCCTACGTCGGCGTCCTCTGCATCGAGCTTTTCCACACCGCCGACGGCCGCCTCCTCGTGAACGAGATCGCGCCGCGCCCGCACAACTCCGGGCACCTCACGATCGACGCCTGCGTGACGAGCCAGTTCGAGCAGCAGCTGCGCGCCGTCTGCGGCCTGCCGCTCGGCTCGACGGAGCTGCTCCGTCCTGCCGCGATGGCGAACCTGCTCGGCGACCTCTGGGCCGGCGGCCCGCCGCGCTGGGAGAAGGCCTGCGCCGTGCCGGGCGTCGCCCTCCACCTCTATGGCAAGAAGGAGCCCCGGCCGGGCCGGAAGATGGGCCACCTGACGGCTCTCGCAGCGTCACCCGAGGAGGCGCGCCGAAAGGCGCTCGACGCGCGGGCGTCCCTCCTGCGCTAA